Proteins encoded together in one Pontiella desulfatans window:
- a CDS encoding efflux RND transporter permease subunit has protein sequence MIVTNYAIKFRTAVFVFIAVLVWMGYKSYKTLPREGSPDITIPQVFVTAIHPGTAPEDMENLVCIPIEKRLNELGSVKDISAMAADSVVVFTIEYMAGVDVDTAIQRVKDKIDLARPDLPDDLDEPVVEGLNFSTDIPIMRFALSGDPDLERLKSTAEFLQDEIENISGVKEARIVGTREREIRLEFDLPRLVAYNIPLFDVVGLIGKENVTMSAGMLEVDENKVQVRVPGEFVLASDLRDLVVVQRENRPIYLRDIATVSDTYKDLESISRINGETAVTVEVFKRAGENSVHLIDEVKQHIDPTRISKDIHITIVQDDSKDIRDMLAELENNMASGFFLVIVVLLIFMGRRNSLFVGLAIPFSMLLSFTIMSLMGITMNMVVLFALILAVGMLVDNGIVIVENIYRLHCEGLSRMEAARQGAAEVAWPVTTSTLTTLAAFSPLLFWPDIMGEFMSYIPQTLIITLASSLFVALVINPAICSVLIKRGKRNFDDNRTEHHPFVRGYEALLRHALHHRATLLIISLLFLILSSQLYGRFGKGVSLFVNTEPRAAQIEVRYPEGTAIEKTDAVMKHVENAISDLDDIEFILATTGQGMGSGFSEGSGGTYLGSCYIKFVDEKERVGKTSELIQKFRDRIGRIPGVEIKIDAFEEGPPQQPPVNIEVSGENLEQLNDIATEIKRRISPVPGLVDLRSNYESALPELQFIVDRKRAGVLGLDTETIGFFLRTSIYGTESQRKFRAGEDEFDITVRLPRPSREQFNLLDEIYIPVQDAEPVPLSSLGKFEYTSGRGVIRRKNQKRVITISGNKDGRESNELLADIVPIVSSIKMPPGYTIVYTGDREDQEESSEFLSRAFMLALAGIVVVLVLQFNSVMLPFVILLSIILSIIGVMWGLLLTRMHFSIVMTGVGIISLAGIVVNNAIVLVDCINQMKAKGLDTREAVVHAGRLRLRPVLLTAVTTILGLIPMAIGFSFDVHTFRFSAGGATSAWWAPMAIAVIFGLAVSTLLTLVLVPLMYSLADSFAAFLRRHIVIGED, from the coding sequence ATGATTGTAACCAACTATGCCATCAAATTCCGCACGGCGGTTTTTGTGTTTATCGCCGTGCTGGTTTGGATGGGCTACAAATCCTACAAGACCCTGCCGCGCGAGGGCTCGCCTGACATCACCATCCCGCAGGTGTTCGTAACCGCCATCCATCCGGGCACCGCCCCGGAGGACATGGAAAACCTCGTCTGCATCCCGATCGAAAAAAGGCTCAACGAGCTCGGAAGCGTGAAGGATATCTCGGCCATGGCGGCCGACAGCGTGGTGGTCTTCACCATCGAATACATGGCCGGCGTCGATGTCGACACCGCCATCCAGCGCGTGAAGGACAAGATCGACCTCGCCCGCCCCGACCTGCCCGACGATCTCGACGAACCGGTGGTGGAAGGCCTCAACTTCAGCACCGACATCCCGATCATGCGCTTCGCCCTCTCCGGCGACCCCGACCTGGAACGGCTCAAGAGCACCGCCGAATTCCTGCAGGACGAGATCGAGAATATTTCCGGCGTCAAGGAGGCGCGCATCGTCGGCACCCGCGAGCGCGAGATCCGGCTGGAGTTCGACCTGCCGCGCCTGGTGGCCTACAACATTCCGCTGTTCGATGTGGTTGGCCTGATCGGCAAGGAAAACGTTACGATGTCGGCCGGCATGCTGGAGGTGGACGAAAACAAGGTGCAGGTGCGCGTGCCCGGCGAATTCGTGCTGGCCTCCGACCTGCGCGACCTGGTGGTGGTGCAGCGCGAGAACCGCCCCATCTACCTGCGCGACATCGCCACGGTCTCGGATACCTACAAGGACCTCGAAAGCATTTCCCGCATCAATGGCGAAACCGCCGTTACGGTCGAGGTGTTCAAGCGCGCCGGCGAAAACTCCGTCCACCTGATCGACGAGGTGAAGCAGCACATCGACCCCACCAGGATCTCGAAGGATATCCACATCACCATTGTCCAGGACGATTCCAAGGATATCCGCGACATGCTCGCCGAACTGGAAAACAACATGGCGTCGGGTTTTTTCCTCGTCATCGTCGTGCTGCTGATTTTCATGGGGCGGCGCAACAGCCTGTTCGTCGGGCTGGCCATCCCCTTCTCCATGCTGCTTTCGTTCACCATCATGTCGCTGATGGGCATCACGATGAACATGGTGGTGCTGTTCGCCCTGATCCTCGCCGTCGGCATGCTGGTCGATAACGGCATCGTGATCGTGGAAAACATCTACCGCCTGCACTGCGAAGGGTTGTCGCGGATGGAGGCCGCGCGGCAGGGCGCGGCGGAGGTAGCCTGGCCGGTCACCACTTCGACCCTCACCACGCTCGCCGCCTTTTCGCCGCTGTTGTTCTGGCCGGACATCATGGGCGAGTTCATGAGCTACATTCCACAAACCCTCATCATCACCCTCGCCTCGTCGCTCTTTGTTGCGCTGGTGATCAATCCGGCCATCTGCTCGGTGCTGATCAAGCGCGGCAAACGCAACTTCGACGACAACCGAACCGAGCACCACCCCTTTGTGCGCGGCTACGAAGCCCTGCTGCGCCATGCGTTGCACCACCGCGCCACCCTGCTGATCATCAGCCTGCTGTTCCTCATCCTGAGTTCCCAGCTCTACGGCCGCTTCGGCAAGGGCGTCTCGCTGTTCGTCAACACGGAACCGCGCGCCGCCCAGATCGAAGTCCGCTACCCGGAAGGCACGGCCATTGAAAAAACCGATGCCGTCATGAAGCACGTCGAGAACGCCATCAGCGATCTCGACGACATTGAGTTCATCCTCGCCACCACGGGGCAAGGCATGGGCAGCGGATTTTCGGAAGGCAGTGGCGGAACCTACCTGGGATCGTGCTACATCAAGTTTGTCGACGAAAAGGAACGCGTGGGCAAGACCTCCGAATTGATCCAGAAGTTCCGCGACCGCATTGGCCGGATCCCCGGCGTGGAGATCAAGATCGATGCCTTCGAGGAGGGGCCGCCGCAACAACCTCCGGTCAACATCGAGGTGTCCGGGGAAAACCTGGAACAGCTCAACGACATTGCCACGGAGATCAAGCGGCGCATCAGCCCGGTGCCGGGGCTGGTCGACCTGCGTTCGAACTATGAGAGCGCATTGCCCGAGCTGCAGTTCATCGTCGACCGCAAGCGGGCCGGCGTGCTGGGGCTCGACACCGAAACGATCGGCTTTTTCCTGCGCACCTCGATCTACGGTACGGAATCGCAACGCAAGTTCCGGGCGGGCGAGGACGAGTTCGATATCACCGTACGCCTGCCCCGCCCTTCCCGCGAACAGTTCAACCTGTTGGACGAAATCTACATTCCGGTGCAGGATGCCGAACCCGTTCCGCTCTCCTCGCTGGGCAAATTCGAATATACCTCCGGGCGCGGCGTCATCCGCCGCAAGAACCAGAAACGTGTCATCACCATTTCGGGCAACAAGGATGGCCGCGAATCGAACGAGCTACTGGCCGACATTGTCCCCATCGTCAGTTCAATCAAGATGCCGCCCGGCTACACCATCGTTTACACCGGCGACCGGGAAGACCAGGAGGAGTCGTCGGAATTCCTGTCGCGCGCGTTCATGCTGGCGCTGGCCGGCATCGTGGTGGTGCTGGTGCTCCAGTTCAACTCCGTCATGCTGCCGTTCGTGATCCTGCTCTCGATCATCCTTTCGATCATCGGCGTGATGTGGGGCCTGCTGCTCACGCGCATGCACTTCAGCATTGTCATGACCGGTGTGGGCATCATCAGCCTGGCCGGCATTGTGGTGAACAACGCGATCGTGCTCGTCGACTGCATCAACCAGATGAAAGCCAAGGGGCTCGACACCCGCGAAGCGGTCGTGCACGCGGGCCGCCTGCGGCTGCGCCCCGTCCTGCTGACGGCGGTGACGACCATTCTCGGCCTGATCCCGATGGCCATCGGCTTCAGCTTCGATGTGCATACGTTCCGCTTCTCCGCCGGCGGCGCAACATCGGCCTGGTGGGCGCCCATGGCCATTGCGGTGATCTTCGGCCTGGCCGTTTCGACCTTGCTCACGCTGGTGCTCGTGCCGCTGATGTATAGCCTCGCCGATTCCTTCGCCGCCTTCCTCCGTCGGCATATCGTGATTGGTGAGGACTGA
- a CDS encoding efflux RND transporter periplasmic adaptor subunit yields the protein MKERKNAIKIVLLAIVLGLVLLIAMFNFMKRHAKPMPEATEAAMPVLTMPARLTSTADIVFLPALIEANVDAMLAAEKAGRIVALKADRGDRVEKGQLLLQIDDRIWQTNLKQANIAAKDAEKNFGRFKTLKESGAVADSEFDSIETAHIRAEAMATEAEINIEQCRVESPVNGTVNDRFVEEGEYVQPGTPVFQVVDTATLKVVVQIPEKDIYSIQLGDTVSFGVQPLKDRTFEGKVTFVAARADGRNNAFRAEITVENSDGILRPGMIALVEFHRGINENMVSLPMSAVLPSKGDHIVYLASDGQAVRRKVTLETITRKNAMVSHGLEEGELVIIEGNRTLSDGQRVEIVEAGGGE from the coding sequence ATGAAAGAGCGGAAAAACGCCATTAAAATCGTCTTGCTGGCCATCGTCCTGGGGCTCGTGCTGTTGATTGCCATGTTCAATTTCATGAAACGCCACGCGAAGCCCATGCCGGAGGCCACCGAGGCCGCCATGCCCGTGCTCACCATGCCCGCGCGGCTGACCAGCACCGCGGACATCGTCTTTCTCCCGGCCCTCATCGAAGCCAACGTGGACGCCATGCTGGCCGCCGAAAAGGCGGGGCGCATCGTGGCGCTCAAGGCCGACCGCGGCGACCGCGTTGAAAAAGGGCAGTTGCTGCTGCAGATCGACGACCGCATTTGGCAGACCAACCTCAAACAGGCCAACATTGCCGCCAAGGACGCAGAAAAAAACTTCGGACGCTTCAAGACCCTGAAGGAATCCGGCGCCGTTGCCGACAGCGAGTTCGATAGTATCGAGACCGCCCACATCCGGGCGGAAGCCATGGCCACCGAGGCCGAAATAAACATCGAGCAGTGCCGCGTTGAATCGCCGGTGAACGGCACGGTGAACGACCGCTTTGTCGAAGAAGGCGAATATGTGCAGCCCGGCACTCCGGTTTTCCAGGTGGTGGATACCGCCACGCTGAAGGTGGTCGTGCAGATCCCGGAAAAGGACATCTATTCGATCCAGCTCGGCGACACGGTCTCGTTCGGCGTCCAACCGCTGAAGGACCGCACCTTCGAAGGCAAGGTGACCTTCGTCGCCGCGCGGGCCGACGGCCGCAACAATGCCTTCCGCGCCGAGATTACGGTTGAAAACTCCGACGGCATCCTTCGCCCGGGCATGATTGCGCTGGTCGAGTTCCACCGGGGCATCAACGAAAACATGGTCTCGTTGCCGATGTCCGCCGTGCTGCCCTCGAAGGGCGACCATATTGTCTACCTCGCCTCCGACGGCCAGGCCGTGCGGCGCAAGGTGACGCTCGAGACGATCACGCGCAAAAACGCCATGGTCTCGCACGGGCTGGAAGAGGGCGAGCTGGTCATCATCGAAGGCAACCGTACGCTGAGCGACGGCCAGCGCGTGGAAATCGTTGAAGCAGGTGGCGGCGAATGA